A single genomic interval of Methanooceanicella nereidis harbors:
- the frhD gene encoding coenzyme F420-reducing hydrogenase, FrhD protein, translating to MMFEEEILVVGCGNILFQDDGFGPRVAQDLNNYELPPGIRVIDAGTGAPHLIFTLLDETCKKLIILDCIHWGAKPGTLRKFSVDELPKGKFIDAHNWTLSEPLHDLKDKVEIVVIGCQPAKVSDPDIEIGLTEEVEKAIPKAIEMVFEEIGIEHGTIRQDTRENVWSTI from the coding sequence ATGATGTTTGAAGAGGAGATCTTAGTAGTTGGCTGCGGGAATATCCTGTTCCAGGATGACGGCTTTGGACCTCGAGTTGCACAGGATCTCAATAATTACGAGCTACCGCCAGGAATAAGGGTAATAGATGCAGGTACGGGTGCCCCGCACCTGATCTTTACCCTGCTTGACGAGACTTGTAAGAAACTGATAATCCTTGACTGCATACACTGGGGAGCCAAACCGGGAACCCTGAGGAAATTCTCAGTGGATGAGTTACCAAAGGGTAAATTCATCGACGCACACAACTGGACCCTGAGCGAGCCGTTACACGACCTTAAGGATAAAGTTGAGATAGTCGTCATAGGCTGCCAGCCGGCGAAGGTTTCCGACCCTGACATCGAGATCGGTCTCACCGAAGAAGTGGAAAAAGCCATTCCTAAAGCTATAGAGATGGTATTTGAAGAAATAGGGATAGAACATGGGACTATTAGACAAGATACTAGGGAAAACGTCTGGAGCACCATCTAA
- the frhG gene encoding coenzyme F420 hydrogenase subunit gamma has translation MGLLDKILGKTSGAPSKEVTAAPTAAPVTKAPEPVKQEVAPKKSEEVKVSKPKLAYVHLSGCTGCLISLSDNYEKLLDVLGAVDQVYNLTLMDQRELPEGKIDIALVEGAVCLQDEHSVHLIKETREKAGLVIAYGGCAATGCVTNFCRGGQANQPQHESFVPINRVIKVDAYIPGCPPTPEIIYNVAIAAVTGDMEYLQPFLADKGGYACGCDLFTKIVENGLCIGCGTCASSCPTRALEMQFGRPSLNNTRCVKCGACSAACPRSFLPVSQIEKKLMV, from the coding sequence ATGGGACTATTAGACAAGATACTAGGGAAAACGTCTGGAGCACCATCTAAAGAAGTGACAGCGGCTCCTACCGCGGCTCCCGTGACCAAAGCTCCCGAACCCGTTAAACAAGAAGTTGCACCGAAGAAATCGGAGGAAGTTAAAGTGTCAAAGCCAAAGTTAGCATACGTTCATTTAAGCGGCTGCACCGGTTGTCTTATCTCATTATCGGACAACTACGAAAAGCTGCTCGATGTCCTGGGCGCAGTGGACCAGGTATACAACCTGACATTGATGGACCAGAGAGAACTACCAGAGGGTAAGATTGACATTGCGCTCGTAGAAGGAGCAGTATGTCTCCAGGACGAGCACAGCGTGCACCTGATAAAGGAAACAAGAGAGAAAGCAGGCCTCGTCATAGCATACGGTGGCTGTGCGGCCACAGGTTGTGTCACCAACTTCTGCAGAGGCGGCCAGGCAAACCAGCCGCAGCATGAGTCATTCGTGCCTATCAACAGGGTCATCAAGGTAGACGCATACATACCCGGATGCCCGCCGACACCGGAGATCATCTATAATGTGGCCATCGCAGCAGTTACCGGTGACATGGAATACTTACAGCCGTTCCTTGCAGACAAGGGCGGATACGCCTGCGGTTGTGACCTGTTCACGAAGATCGTCGAGAACGGTCTCTGCATAGGCTGCGGAACCTGCGCATCATCCTGCCCGACCAGGGCCCTTGAGATGCAGTTCGGCAGGCCAAGCCTCAACAACACCAGGTGTGTAAAGTGCGGTGCTTGCAGTGCGGCATGCCCGAGAAGCTTCCTGCCTGTATCCCAGATAGAGAAGAAACTGATGGTGTAA